Genomic window (Desulforapulum autotrophicum HRM2):
AGGTTTACGAAATTAAAACACGTTTGCTAACTTATAATTTTTTGAGGGAGGGGAAATGAAACTGAAAAATTTATTCATGACCGGGGCCATGGTGACGGCATCGTCAACAATGGCCTTTGCCGGAGACGCGACTCTGAATTCGGGCGATACGGCATGGGTCATTGTGGCAACGGCCCTTGTTATGGTGATGACACCGGCGGGACTGGCTCTTTTTTACGGGGGTATGTCCAGATCAAAAAATTTTTTAAACACCGTTGCCATGACCTTTACGGCCTACTGTCTGGCAAGCGTGGTATGGGTTATATGGGGTTACACCATTGCCTTTGGCAGTGATGTGGGTGGCATTTTCGGGACCCTGGAATATCTTTTTCTCATGGGGATAGACCATACAAGCCTCACGGGAACCATTCCAACCCTCGTGTTTGTCGTTTTTCAAATGACCTTTGCCTGCATTACAGCAGCCCTGGTATTGGGTGCCGTAGTGGACCGGATGAAATTTTCATCCTGGATTCTCTTTACCGTTGTCTGGATCACCTTTGTATATGCGCCGGTTGCCCACTGGGCCTGGGGCGGCGGATGGATGCACGCCATGGGAGCCCTTGATTTTGCAGGGGGTAACGTGGTCCACATCAATGCCGGTGTTGCAGGTCTTGTACTCTGCCTTGTGGTTGGAAAACGGGAGGGTTACGGGCGCGAAGCCATGTTTCCTTCAAGTATTGCCCTCACCTCCCTGGGTGCTGCCCTTCTGTGGTTTGGCTGGTTCGGATTCAATGCGGGCAGTCAACTTGCAGCAGACGGCATTGCCGGATCTGCCTTTCTTGTCACCAATACCTCGGCTGCAGCTGGCGGCCTTGCCTGGATGGCCGTGGAGTGGTATCACAGCCAGCGCCCCACCCTGCTCGGCATTGCTTCAGGGGTTGTGGCAGGCCTGGTTGCCATTACGCCTGGGGCCGGTTTTGTCAACCTGCCCTGTTCGTTGATCATGGGAGCTGTGGGAGGTGCCCTTGGGTATTTCAGCGTGGGACTTCTCAAGAAAAAATTAGGCTATGATGATTCCCTTGACGCCTTTGGGGTTCACGGGGTATGCGGAATCTGGGGCGCGCTGGCAACCGGCCTCTTTGCCGACCCTTCAATCACTCCGGGTGCAGCCGGGCTCTTTTTCGGCAATCCCGGGCAGTTTATGATCCAGTTGATCTCTGTTCTTGGCACAGCCGCCTACAGTGCGGTTGCCACACTTGCCGTTATATTCATGGTAAAATATCTTACCTCAGGCCTCAGGGTAACCCGGGATGAAGAAATCACAGGGTTGGACAATTCCATCCACGGAGAACGGGCCTTTGAGGGACTATAGTTCCAGGGAATCTGTATACCTTGCAGCGATGGCTTTTATTTCATGTTCAATTGTGACAAAGGCATCCACAACCACAGGATCAAAGAAAGAGCCTTTGCCCTCAACGATAATGGCCATGGATTTTTCATGGGAAAAGGGCGGTTTATAACACCGCCTGCTGATCAGCGCATCATACACATCTGATATGGCCATTATTCTGCCAGACAGGGGAATCTCTTCCAGGGAGAGTCCCCTGGGGTAGCCATTTCCATCCCATCGTTCATGGTGGGAACCTGCAATCTCAGCACCCATCACAAGGTAATTATCCCCTTGGATTTTTTTTGCCACCTTTTGGAGAGTTCTTTCTCCATGGATTGAATGGGTTTTCATGATGGCAAATTCTTCATCCGTCAATTTCCCGGGTTTCAACAGAATGCTGTCCGGAACCCCCACCTTTCCAATGTCGTGCAAGGGTGCTGACAAAAAAAGATCCTTAATAAAAGGATCCGTTAAAATGTTTGAATATTGCCCCTTTTTTTTAAGCGCCTGGGCCAGGGCTCTTGCGTAATACTGGGTTCGCTGGACATGCTGACCCGTCTCAGGATCACGGGTTTCTACAATGTTGACCATGGCTTCCATGGTTAATTGCTGTGAACCTGCCAGTCTTTCATACCACAAAAAAGAGGCTCGCCTGGCAAGGGCAAACCGGGCATAGGCCAGACAAACAAACAGAACCACAGCCAACAGAACAGGGCTCCCTGGGGAAACAAAGATCGATAGTTTAAGGTAAAAGAAATAACTTAAGAAAAGAATCAGACAGATCCATGCAAGGGAGGCGACAAAAAATGGTGCCGGCGCAGGAAGGGTGAGAAACAGAAAGATCATGATCAGGCCCGTTAAAACCGTGACGGCAAAAATAACTTGATCAGACCAGAGGGGCCGTATGATATGTTCATTGTTATAGATATTATCAACAATAACGGTGTGTGCCTCAACTCCTGGGAACTGTGAATCAAAAAGGGTGTGGTGAACGTCATTTAACCCGACTGCTGAAGAACCAATAAAAACAATTTTTCCCTTAAAATCAGCTGGCTGGACATTGTGATT
Coding sequences:
- a CDS encoding CHASE2 domain-containing protein; translation: MKIAFQRENSSKKASLLVAGLVIFLSAIFAFGLYLKNPFFTGMEFFFYDQFMKSSASKGTSGPITIIDIDEKTLSAVGQWPWPRYRLAQLVGTLAEMKPKAIALDIILPEPDRTSLINIQKQFERDFKLNLGFTGVPSSLRDNDGYVSHVFKQAKAVGARYFYFDHFNQKKSHPHNPFQITDTTGLLDLHRATGVMCNTPEVEKGLEFTGFINNQHDGDGLLRQTPLLIEFQGTIFANLALSALMKAQGIQGAQVFRNVYGFYLKVGNYKIPVTQKGGILLRFEGPSGKYEFVSAVDILNHNVQPADFKGKIVFIGSSAVGLNDVHHTLFDSQFPGVEAHTVIVDNIYNNEHIIRPLWSDQVIFAVTVLTGLIMIFLFLTLPAPAPFFVASLAWICLILFLSYFFYLKLSIFVSPGSPVLLAVVLFVCLAYARFALARRASFLWYERLAGSQQLTMEAMVNIVETRDPETGQHVQRTQYYARALAQALKKKGQYSNILTDPFIKDLFLSAPLHDIGKVGVPDSILLKPGKLTDEEFAIMKTHSIHGERTLQKVAKKIQGDNYLVMGAEIAGSHHERWDGNGYPRGLSLEEIPLSGRIMAISDVYDALISRRCYKPPFSHEKSMAIIVEGKGSFFDPVVVDAFVTIEHEIKAIAARYTDSLEL
- a CDS encoding ammonium transporter, with the protein product MKLKNLFMTGAMVTASSTMAFAGDATLNSGDTAWVIVATALVMVMTPAGLALFYGGMSRSKNFLNTVAMTFTAYCLASVVWVIWGYTIAFGSDVGGIFGTLEYLFLMGIDHTSLTGTIPTLVFVVFQMTFACITAALVLGAVVDRMKFSSWILFTVVWITFVYAPVAHWAWGGGWMHAMGALDFAGGNVVHINAGVAGLVLCLVVGKREGYGREAMFPSSIALTSLGAALLWFGWFGFNAGSQLAADGIAGSAFLVTNTSAAAGGLAWMAVEWYHSQRPTLLGIASGVVAGLVAITPGAGFVNLPCSLIMGAVGGALGYFSVGLLKKKLGYDDSLDAFGVHGVCGIWGALATGLFADPSITPGAAGLFFGNPGQFMIQLISVLGTAAYSAVATLAVIFMVKYLTSGLRVTRDEEITGLDNSIHGERAFEGL